A part of Lactobacillus sp. ESL0700 genomic DNA contains:
- the tsaD gene encoding tRNA (adenosine(37)-N6)-threonylcarbamoyltransferase complex transferase subunit TsaD codes for MSKQKDIRILAYESSCDETSTAVIKNGREIESLIVATQIKSHQRFGGVVPEVASRHHIEVISQITKEALAQANATWNDIDAIAVTYGPGLVGALLIGVSAAKAASMATGIPLIGVDHIMGHIMAAQLTDEIEYPALALQVSGGHTEIVLLKDPTHFEIVGDTRDDAAGEAYDKIGRVLGVQYPAGKTIDDWAHQGQDTFNFPRAMMEDNDYDFSFSGLKSAFINTCHHADQIHQELNKYDLAASFQAAVVDVLAHKTIRAIKEYQPKTFIMGGGVAANHGLRDRMSQEIAALSENMRPKVILPDLKLCGDNAAMIGAAAYNLYNEGKFADMTLNADPSLELPYAKSMLN; via the coding sequence TTGAGCAAACAAAAAGATATTCGGATTTTAGCTTATGAGAGTTCCTGTGATGAAACTTCGACAGCGGTTATTAAAAATGGCCGTGAGATTGAGAGTTTAATTGTGGCAACGCAAATTAAGAGCCATCAACGGTTCGGTGGGGTAGTTCCCGAGGTTGCTAGTCGCCATCATATTGAAGTGATTAGCCAAATTACTAAGGAAGCATTGGCCCAGGCGAATGCAACTTGGAATGATATTGATGCCATTGCCGTAACTTACGGTCCCGGACTTGTTGGCGCACTCTTAATTGGCGTTAGTGCAGCTAAGGCAGCATCGATGGCGACGGGAATTCCCTTAATCGGTGTCGATCATATCATGGGTCATATTATGGCAGCCCAATTAACGGATGAAATTGAATATCCGGCTCTTGCCTTGCAAGTTTCTGGTGGGCATACCGAAATTGTCTTATTGAAGGATCCAACTCACTTTGAAATTGTGGGTGATACCCGTGATGATGCTGCTGGAGAAGCCTATGACAAGATTGGGCGGGTTCTCGGCGTGCAATATCCGGCTGGTAAAACCATTGATGACTGGGCACATCAGGGTCAGGACACGTTTAACTTCCCACGGGCAATGATGGAAGATAACGATTATGATTTTTCATTTTCTGGTCTAAAGAGTGCTTTTATTAATACTTGTCACCATGCTGACCAGATTCACCAAGAATTGAACAAGTATGATCTAGCAGCCAGCTTCCAAGCTGCTGTTGTTGATGTATTAGCTCACAAAACTATTAGAGCAATTAAAGAGTATCAGCCAAAGACCTTTATTATGGGTGGCGGGGTCGCTGCCAATCACGGATTACGTGACCGCATGAGTCAAGAGATTGCGGCTTTGTCAGAAAATATGCGGCCTAAAGTGATTTTACCTGACCTGAAATTGTGCGGCGATAATGCGGCAATGATTGGTGCAGCAGCTTATAATTTGTATAACGAAGGCAAGTTTGCTGATATGACACTCAATGCTGATCCGTCACTAGAATTACCATATGCAAAGAGTATGCTCAATTAA
- a CDS encoding TetR/AcrR family transcriptional regulator, with product MSSCNQANQHAKQKIQQLYLKMINETPNQRVKIIDLCKRAGINRSTFYSYYYDADEVLEELQVIHMNALQKILADDAIKHQNLKQALTKILTLIKQEQNFYYYYFVTKNQATTLNVLDNSVIVEELKQQNNGCGSEEFIYDLNFFNGGMAAIIKLWLKNDCQTPVASLVTILLNKINKNA from the coding sequence GTGTCATCCTGCAATCAAGCTAATCAACATGCAAAGCAGAAAATCCAGCAGCTATATCTTAAGATGATTAATGAAACGCCAAATCAACGGGTAAAAATAATTGATTTATGTAAAAGAGCGGGAATTAATCGCAGCACATTTTATTCATATTATTATGATGCAGATGAAGTTTTAGAGGAACTGCAAGTAATTCATATGAATGCATTGCAAAAGATCTTGGCTGATGACGCAATCAAACACCAAAATCTCAAACAAGCATTAACCAAAATTTTGACCTTAATCAAGCAAGAGCAGAATTTTTATTACTATTATTTTGTTACTAAAAATCAGGCAACTACATTAAATGTTCTTGATAATTCTGTCATTGTAGAAGAACTTAAACAGCAAAATAATGGTTGTGGTTCAGAAGAATTTATTTACGATCTTAATTTCTTTAATGGTGGAATGGCGGCAATAATCAAATTATGGCTAAAAAATGATTGCCAAACACCTGTCGCTAGTCTAGTAACGATTTTGCTTAATAAAATTAATAAGAATGC